Proteins found in one Paenibacillus borealis genomic segment:
- a CDS encoding FAD-dependent oxidoreductase yields the protein MRKETVKTDVTVVGGGLAGVCAAIAAARLGQKVALVNNRPVLGGNSSSEVRVWVCGATSHGIHRYARETGIMGELFVENQYRNKDGNPYLWDMVVLEAVQAEPNIQLFLNTDVHEAEADEEAGGGRRIRSVTGWMMGSERSIRFESPVYLDCTGDGLVGFLAGAKYRLGREAREEFNEEWAPEVPDDITLGSTLLFYTKDAGHPVKFIPPAMAIDVTQTSITENRIIRSGDNGCAYWWIEFGGEQDTVHDNEAIRDELWSIIYGIWGYIKNSGKFDAGNMTLEWVGSLPGKREYRRFVGDYILNQNDILAQREFTDRIGFGGWSIDLHPPQGVYATESGSKHMYSDGSYHIPFRSLYSVNVNNLLMAGRDISASHVAFGTTRVMATCAVIGEAAGTGAALCAAKGITPRELHAGHLQELQQTMLRQDASVLGLRNEDVADLALRAAVSASSERSRFAVEESAFTVLLETDIGITVPADPLLDGIELLVDAGEAAELTVELWETGRPENYVPHALVQTASASVSAGERQWVKLALHWQPETPRNAFLIVKANAAIALHMADQPASGMLAYWKRDKPVVSRDFGENQPAQPLVLWDKKKFDHTAPCIRLAGPTQAFAADKAVDGYLRPYGGPHFWSSEQLVPGRPEWLELSWSTPVAIREVHITFNDDVNEDLINLHHHITPFDILPTLVKDYRIEAYTGGEWTMVAEVQDNHKRKHVHTLSEAVTTDRLRFVVLSTNGSGYAEIIEVRAYA from the coding sequence ATGCGGAAAGAAACGGTCAAAACGGATGTTACCGTTGTAGGCGGTGGTCTGGCAGGAGTATGTGCAGCGATTGCAGCGGCCCGGCTGGGGCAGAAGGTCGCACTGGTCAACAACCGTCCGGTGCTCGGCGGCAACTCCAGCAGCGAGGTGCGGGTATGGGTATGCGGCGCCACCTCACATGGTATTCACCGCTATGCCCGTGAAACGGGGATTATGGGGGAACTGTTTGTAGAGAACCAATACCGTAATAAGGACGGCAATCCGTATTTATGGGATATGGTTGTGCTTGAGGCCGTCCAGGCGGAGCCGAATATTCAGCTGTTTCTGAATACGGATGTGCATGAAGCTGAGGCCGATGAGGAGGCGGGCGGCGGGCGGCGTATCCGCTCGGTTACCGGCTGGATGATGGGATCGGAGCGAAGCATCCGCTTTGAGAGTCCGGTCTATCTGGATTGCACAGGAGACGGGCTGGTCGGCTTTCTTGCTGGTGCAAAATACAGGCTCGGCCGCGAAGCACGTGAAGAATTCAATGAAGAATGGGCACCAGAGGTCCCGGATGATATTACGCTCGGCAGCACGCTGCTCTTCTACACCAAGGACGCCGGTCATCCGGTGAAATTCATTCCTCCGGCTATGGCCATAGATGTTACACAGACCTCTATTACCGAGAACCGCATCATCCGCAGCGGCGACAACGGCTGCGCCTACTGGTGGATCGAGTTCGGCGGCGAACAGGATACCGTTCATGACAACGAGGCTATCCGTGACGAGCTATGGTCCATTATTTACGGTATTTGGGGCTATATTAAGAACTCCGGTAAATTCGATGCCGGGAACATGACGCTGGAATGGGTAGGTTCGCTTCCGGGCAAACGGGAATACCGCCGCTTCGTAGGCGATTATATCTTGAATCAGAACGATATCCTTGCGCAGCGGGAATTCACGGACCGCATCGGCTTCGGCGGCTGGTCGATTGATCTGCATCCGCCGCAGGGTGTCTATGCTACCGAATCAGGCTCGAAGCATATGTATTCCGACGGCAGCTACCACATCCCGTTCCGTTCACTGTATTCAGTGAATGTGAACAATCTGCTGATGGCCGGCCGCGACATCAGCGCATCGCATGTCGCGTTCGGGACCACACGCGTTATGGCTACCTGTGCGGTCATCGGTGAAGCTGCCGGCACCGGCGCTGCACTCTGTGCGGCTAAGGGAATTACGCCGCGTGAACTGCATGCGGGCCACCTGCAGGAGCTGCAGCAGACCATGCTGCGCCAGGACGCATCCGTTCTCGGCCTGCGCAATGAAGACGTAGCCGACCTGGCGCTCCGGGCAGCCGTCAGTGCTTCCAGCGAACGGAGCCGGTTCGCGGTGGAGGAATCGGCGTTCACCGTCCTGCTGGAGACGGACATCGGCATCACCGTTCCAGCCGATCCGCTGCTGGACGGAATCGAGCTGCTGGTCGATGCGGGCGAAGCCGCTGAACTGACCGTCGAGCTGTGGGAGACCGGCCGGCCGGAGAACTATGTTCCGCACGCGCTAGTGCAGACGGCATCCGCTTCCGTCAGCGCAGGAGAGCGGCAGTGGGTCAAGCTCGCACTCCACTGGCAGCCGGAGACGCCGCGTAATGCTTTTCTGATCGTCAAGGCTAATGCTGCGATAGCGCTGCATATGGCGGATCAGCCAGCTTCGGGGATGCTCGCCTATTGGAAGCGCGACAAGCCGGTAGTATCCCGGGATTTCGGCGAGAATCAGCCCGCACAGCCTTTAGTGCTGTGGGATAAGAAGAAATTCGATCACACCGCACCCTGCATCCGCCTGGCTGGGCCAACCCAAGCCTTCGCCGCGGACAAAGCGGTGGACGGATATCTCCGTCCTTACGGAGGTCCGCACTTCTGGTCCTCAGAGCAGCTTGTCCCCGGCCGTCCGGAATGGCTTGAGCTGTCTTGGAGCACACCAGTCGCCATACGCGAGGTGCATATCACCTTCAATGATGATGTCAATGAGGATCTGATCAACCTCCATCATCACATTACACCCTTCGATATCCTGCCTACGCTCGTCAAGGATTACCGCATCGAAGCCTATACCGGGGGCGAGTGGACTATGGTTGCCGAAGTGCAGGACAATCATAAGCGCAAGCATGTTCACACACTGAGCGAAGCAGTTACAACCGACCGCCTGCGCTTCGTTGTCCTGTCGACTAACGGAAGCGGGTATGCGGAGATTATTGAGGTGCGGGCTTACGCTTAA